ATGTCGTCGACAATAATAGGCCTTTTGCCGCGAACGTCGCCGATTACGTTGCGTGCCACCACTTGCTCATCGTTGATTCGAACTTTCGCGACGATTGCTATTGGAAGGTTGAGCGCTCGACCGTATTGCTCCGCGATGCTCAGAGCGGCCATGTCCGCTGCGACTACAACTCCATCGAGCGGTTGATGAACAAGCGCCTCGAGAAGCAGAGGTACCGTGCGGAGATGGTCGATCGCGACTGCGAAGGCGCTTTCGATCGCGGTGCCGTGCAGATCCGCGGTCACGACGCGGCTGATGCCGGCCATTCTCAGAAGGTCTGCGATCAATCTGGCACCAATCGCTCCACGGCCATGCTCACTCCAAGACTGCCTTGAGTAGCCAAAATATGGAACCACGGCAGTGACGTTAATCGCGCCCGAGCGGCGGCACGCGTCGGCCAGAAACAGGAGTTCCATCAAATTCTGGTCCGGAGGCGGCGAGATCGGCTGAATCAGAAACACGTCGCGCGCCCTGATGTTTTCCTCGATATTCGCTCGCACTTCTCCATCAGGGGACCGCGTGAGCCGCCTCGCTCCCAACGAGAGGCCGAGGTTCCGCGCGATATCCTCCGCCAGAGGAAGATTGCTCGTACCCGAGAAGATCACCGGCTTCAGCAAGGCATTTACCTCAAAAGTTTTTAAGCTGACCGCTCAATCGATCAACCCTGTTGAGCAATCCACGTGCCTTCTCGATAAATGAAATAACAGAACGTCGGAGATTCTTGGCGCCTTGCAACGAGCCGAAGTGAGTCAGTTGCTAACGCCATGTTGTAACGATCGGATACACAAAATCTGAATCCCTTCTTCTGAGATTCGGAGGAAGTTTCGGCGAACTGCCTCGCTCATGTCGGACCGCGAGCAATGGCGACGGTACTGAGTCTCTCAATCCAAGACGCTGGAATTCAATAAATACCGGATCATGGATGCGCTGGGGCTTCGGACGATAGTCGATCTTCGATCAATTCACACACTCCTTGGGCCAGCCAGGCGCGTCGATGCTGGCACGTACCATGCTCTAAGCGAATATTGCCGCCGGGGAGAAACAACCCGCCATGCAGGGGAAAGAATTCTTTAAAGAGGTAATGGCACGCGTCGGATGTGATCTGAGGCGCGCCGAGGCGTTAACCTTCGCGGTCTTCCAGGAATTGCGTGATCGCCTCACACACCGGGAGGCGTCGCACGTCGCGGCGCAACTTCCCAAGCGCCTCAAGCTGATATGGATGTCGCTGGAGATCCCCAATCGTAAAGTCCATCGCGTCACCGCAGAACAGTTCATCTGGGAAGTGAAGCGGATGGCCGGTCTCGCCGATGACGCGGAAGCGGAGTTGGCGGTGTCCGCAGTCTTCGCCGGGTTGCAGAGGTTGCTCGGCAGCCCGACCGGCCAGGAAGGCGAGGCATGGGATGTGATGAGCCAGCTTCCCAAGGATCTTAAGAAACTATGGACCGACGCTCAGAAGTTCCATCAGACGGTCGGCCCGTCCGGCGTTTGATCGAAAGGAGGAAAACCGGCATGGAGCGGCAACAAAAGACTTCGCAAGTACGGATTCCTTCAGACGCGATCCAACTCGAAGGAACGCTGACAGTTCCGGCCGATGCTATCGGCATCGTGCTGTTCGCGCATGGAAGCGGCAGCAGCCGATTAA
This is a stretch of genomic DNA from Candidatus Binataceae bacterium. It encodes these proteins:
- a CDS encoding DUF2267 domain-containing protein, whose amino-acid sequence is MQGKEFFKEVMARVGCDLRRAEALTFAVFQELRDRLTHREASHVAAQLPKRLKLIWMSLEIPNRKVHRVTAEQFIWEVKRMAGLADDAEAELAVSAVFAGLQRLLGSPTGQEGEAWDVMSQLPKDLKKLWTDAQKFHQTVGPSGV